The DNA window TTTACTTTTTGCTTCTTCCTTTATGTCACTTTTAAAGCGAGGTAACATTTGTGCAACCATTTCAGGGTATTTAATGGTTATTGGTACGTTTTGAGGTTTTAATGATTTCCAATATAATCTACTGAATTGAAATACTTGTGTTAATAATTCAGTAATGATGTTGTCATCTTCAAAAGCATCCTCATTTGGGCTACTCATACTTACTTTAACTGGAAAGGGAAAACCATCGGAAGGATAAAACTTTTCATCTTCAAATCGTCCATTGTTAAATAATAAAAATTTAAGCATTCCCAATCTTATAAATGTACCACTATATGGCATTAAACTTTCTTGAAAATCTGTATCATAGGCTATAATATCCTTTGTTTCTGTTTTGTTGATGTTTAATATATAAATGGGTTTATTTTCGAGATTTAGTCTGTGCATCCCTATAAGTATAGGTTCCATTTCTTTCTTGCTCATTTCTTTATAAAAATGAATCACAATTTTATCAGCTTCAGATTGATTAAAAAAAGTACGAATCGCTTTTATTATGCTTCCTGCTAATTGTGTTGTTTCAGTTTTAGAAAAGCATTGAAAATTGTTAAATATGCCATTGTTTTGAAAACTGAATGCGCTTGCCACGTATCTATGTTTATGGTCTTGATTTGTAAATGCACCAACACCTATAACTAATTCCTTTTTTTCAGTAACTGCTAATTTCCAAGGTTTACCACCTAATTTGGCGTGAATTGCCAATGAAATGTTATTTAAATGCCATTGATAATTACCTATGTTTTTTTGCAAATCTTCAAAATCAATTGCTTGGGTCATTATATCTTCATTTAAGCATAATTCCTTTACTTGATAATAGATGTTTTTTAATTGTGGGTTGGATTCAAAACGCGTGTATGGGCTTATGTAAAAGGCTAAATAGGCTATGTTTTTATCCCATTGTAATTCTTCTAACTTTTGCATTATCTCTGGAATAGGATTTTCCTTATTTGAAAACTCAATAAAATTATGAAATGCAGAATTTACTTTAATATCTATATAAGCTTCTAAACCGTGATAATATGTACCTTGACCTGTACCATTCTTTAAATAGCTCCATAACTTTTTTATTATTGGTTGATGGTCTTTATGGTAAATAAAAAAGAACTCTGTGCTAGGATTTTTTGGTCTTAAATATGGTCTATACCTATTAAGTTCCAGTTTTGGGGTTAAGCCAATTTGTTTGTTGCCTTGTGGGTCTTTGCCATATTCCAACAAGCCTTTATCTTTATCTATATGACCAATCCTGTTTAAAGGTGCATCTATAAACTGTTGATTTCGGAAATCACAAATATGCTGAAAGTCCTCTGTAAAAAGGTACTCTTTAGTAAAGTTGCTGATTTTATTCAAATACTTACTGTATCTATTCTTTGTTTTTTTACGTTCATAAGGGATGTTAAAAGCCTTTTGCAAATCTCTGTTAAGAATTGGAAATACTTCATCTAAAATTAGGCTATTGTAAAATTCTTCTTGTTGTGGTGTTTCTCTTTCGGTTTGATAATAGAATACTTGGGTTCTAAAAATGGCTTTTGTAACCAAATGTGCATTATCGATCTCTTGAAGGGATTTTTTTAAGATTTTAGTAGTCCCATCAAAAGAAACTACCAACTCTGGATAATCTGATACTTCGGCAAACTGTATTTTTAAAGAAAACTTATCGTAATAATGATAATCCTTATGATATGCTTCTTTATCTAACACCCAAACTTGACGGTCTTTTAAAACCTTATTTTTACAGTTAATGATGTTTAAACTATCAAAATGTTGTTTTATTTGGGCATTTAAGAATTGCTTGTATAAATTTTTATTGTAATTATTACAATCTATCTTTAAAGGTTTAAAGCCCTCTGAAGGTGTTGTAAAAGTGGTATAAATTTCTTCTTTTTCCTCTAATTCCTCATTGGTAAACACTTCTGTAATATTTGCAGGAAACTTTGTATAATATATTGTTTGACACTCTTTGGATTGTTTTAAAGAGACATAAAATGTCAATAACTTTCGAGGCCAATTGAAATTAAGAATGTTAAATTTTATTTGTTCTTGCATAAGTAATGAGGTGTTTTGGGTTTTACATAGAGGAATATTTTTATTTAAAGTTTAGCATCAATTTTTGCTTTGATTGTTTTAAGCTCATTTATACTTTCATTATCAGGACTGAAATAATTATTAAACTGTTTTTCTATATCACCAGCATACTGAAGGCTGTAAACTTCAACATCCCAAGTTTTTTTTCTAATTGTCGAGGCTAATTCTATAATATTTCTACTACCTAAATCATCATACCCTTCATCCCTTCTTATATCCATTGCAGCTTGAATAAAGGGTAATAACAGGTTATCTGATATATACCTAAAATCCGGTACATCTCCAGTATCTTGAATTTCTTGTAAATACGCGTAATGGGTTGGGGTGTATTCGTTAATTAAATTTGACCAAGGTTTTGTCAAATAATCTGCTGCACCAAATTTTATTCTATAATCATCTACTAATCTGGAATTAGCATTTAATAATTCCATCATATCAGAAGCAATTTGCTTTTGTTTAGATACTTTATCTTCGATATGGAATGTGTACTTCTTTTTTAAATCTTTAAATGCTTCATTATAAAAATCTGATATTTCATAAAGGTTAACAAATTGTTTTTGCCAATCTTCTTCATCTTCACTAAAAAAAGCTTGAAAGGCTTTAAAGTTGGACAGTATATCCATTTCAATAACTCTTTCAAAATTTTTGTTAGTATTAAAATACATTGTATTCATTGTTGATGGATTTTCTTTTTCAGCTTTGAAAAATATTTCCATTCGTTCACCGTGACGTATTATATCCTTTTCTAATGTCTTTAAATAATTAGTTAATAATAATAGACGGTCTTTTAAATCTTGACGTTTATCATTAGCAGCGTCTTGCCTTTCTATAATTAAATGCTCTCTCTGTTCATAAACTTGATAAAGCACAAAAAGAATTGAGAGAAAAGCTAATATTCCACCAATTAATGAGCCATAAGCAGAAATGATATGATCTCTGGTATTAAAATCAACATCAAAAAACTTCCAGTTATCGGTTTCATATATTGCTTGAAATGTAAGAAACACAATTAATGCTAACGTTAACCAAAACACCCATTTGATTATTTTTTTATAGCGAGATAGTGATTCCATAACAACTACTTTTTAGGTTTGCTATTTTTTGGTTTAAGCGAATTAGATGGTTTAGTGGTAGTTCTACCTAAATCAATTTTGACATTTTTAGATTTACTTGAGTTTTTCTGTTTTGCCATTGCGTCTATTTTTTAGGTTTTGAATCTTTTGGTTTTAAAAAAGTAGGTGGCTTTGTTGTTGTTCTACCAGCTCCAACATTATCCCATATTGTATTTGGATTTGATTTTGGTAAATTTTTGTCCTTGTCTTTCATAATTATTTCTTTTTAGGCTTATTGCTTAATTGAGATGTTGGTAATGGTGTCGTTCTGCCTTTTTGATTCTGCCGATTTTGTGCAGGATTTTGTTTTGTATTCGTCTTGGGTTTCTGTTGTGATGTGATTTTTTTTGCCATTGTATGCGTTTATTGATGTATATATTAATATGCAGAATAGACCTATAGCTAAAGTGTAAATTGAAGCTAAATTTAATCTGTTCATTTTTTTATTTCTCGAATTTATGCCACTAACTATCTCATCATATTCTTTTTCATCATCAATATCTTGAACTGCTTTAGTATTATTTTTACTTGCTATATAATGCGATAATAAATTGATAAATAATGTTGTAGTTAACAGAAACCAACCAATAGAAATAATCCAAATACAAATAGCGTTTTCTAAAGGACTTATTTTGTCTATAAATGTAATAGTAAGACCTAAAGCGCCAGACGCAATTATTGTAATGTATTTCTCGAAATGGTCATCACTTTTACTCTTCTCTAACAGTAATGATAGTCGATAGTCATCCCAAGCCTTTATTTGTTTTTTAGTTTTTTTCAAAATGTTACATCTATGTTCAGTAAACTTAATTCATCAATCTTACTAATTTTTTCTTCAGCTATTTTGAGGATTTCCGTACGCTCTTTTTCATTTTTTAGCATTAGTACAATTTGTTCAGACATCCATAGCTTAATTAATTCGTTCTCGTCTTCTTTTAATGTTTTAGCAAAAGCGACTACTTGTTCGCGTCTTGCTATACGAATTCCACGTTCTATTTTGCTTAAATAGGCAACATCCATATTTAGGTTTGCAGCCATTTCTCTTAATAGTAAATTGTGCTTTTCACGCAATGAACGTATATACTCTCCAAACTCCATAATAGAATTATTTAGACTTGTCAAATTTTGTCTAATTTAAGAAAAGGAAAGAAAGAAGTAAGAAAAAGATATTAACAGTTATTAACAAGGGAATGAGGATATTAAGGATTTGAGGACATTATATTTAATATCCTCTAAATCCTGAACTTCCCCAATTATAATTTTGCAGGATTTGAATAGGTATTGTGAGCTTCTCTATGGATTAAACCTGCTTCAACAAATTTGGTAATATAACCTTCTGCTGTTTTATTTGGAATGTTATGTTTAATGGCTAAACCTAAATAGTGTTGTCTGTCAAATTCTTTTGGTAAACTCTCTAAAAAGCGTTCTTTTCTATTTAAGCGTTTTACTGTTTTTTGCTCCATAGGTAAATCATTAAACACTTTACTACTGTGTTTAACCAAAATTGAAATTATGGTTAGTGCATTATCAAAGTCAACATCTTCACATTGTTTCACTGCATTGACATCGCCATCTTCCATAATGCGAAATACTGTGAATAACATTGTTATTCTAAAGGCAATTAAGCCTAACCTCCTAATAGTAGCAATATATTCTTCGGGTTGCAGATTGATGTATTTGGTTTGTAAGGATTCAAAAAACGTATGGAATTGTTCTTGTTGCGATACAGTCAATCTTATTTCTATTTCTGGATTGTTTTTAAGCGTTTTATACAGTCCTAAAAACTCACTACCTAATTGGTTGTAATAATCATCAAGTCCTAAACTATTATTGTTTTGGAATACATTTTTCCAAGTCGGCTTGATATTCATATAATAGAACATAAAGCGACTAAACAACCCATTTTCTGCATTAGGTATTAAGGTTGCTACTTGTTTTGGTGTACCAGATAATACGGTTGATAAACAGGGTTTTTCAATATCTACATATTCTCTATCTGTTCTACGATAATAACTGATGGTTTCGTGATGAAATGCTTTACGAAAGCCATCACTATAATTACCATAATCGCTTTTAAACGCTTGTGCAAGTGTATCTCCTTCGGTTTCAAAAATCAACCCTTTGCCTTCATTATCTGATATTAATTGATATACACCGGTTACACTATTATTGGCAGGAATGAACAACATTCGTTCTGGTGGTTTACTCGGTTTTTCCAAGTTTTCATCTTTGCCTTTATTCATATTGTAAGTCGCTGTTTCTGTATTAAATTGTTGCTTTAATACTTTAGCTTGTTCCCTTTTTAGTTTATGTACAGGATCTACCAAATTTTTAATTTGGTTGAGTCTGCCTTTACCTGCAGATGCAGGTGCAGTTACAAAAAGATATAAATTGCTATATACTTTTCGTTGGTCGTAAACGCCAAATAGTTTAGGAAAGCAAGCACTAAAAGCTGTTAAAGCACCTAACAATAGAATATCTTTTTCTTCTTGACTACTCGCAGGATTTACAACTTGTTGTAAAAACTGTGGAAGACTGTCATATATCTTTTCAGGAATAGTAGGCATTGTTTCTTGTTCCTTTTCCTCTTTTTGTTGAGGTAACTTCATTTCGATTTTTGATAGCCTTATACCTTCTTGATGTGCGTGATGATAAAAGGTTGCAATACTTATTCCGTGTCCTTTAGCGTTAAGGCATTTATTGAATTGTTCGTCACATTCTTTAGAATCATATTCTGCATAATTTTTACTTATGCGGTGGAAATAATCTCTACCTGATTCTCCATATTCTTCAGCTAAAGCAAAGCCTAAATCTCGCCAAGTAGCGTAATTGCCTGTTATATCTGTACCAGACTGCTCAATTGCCGAGATATAGGATTCTATGTCGTTATCAGCAACAGCAACAACGTTAGTTGTTGCTTTGTTGCTGACTGTTGGTTTTGGTTGCGCTTTTGGAACGTCTAACCAATCTTTTGGGTTAAATGATTTTGTCATAATTTTTGATGTCTTTTATGTAAAAAAGCTGTTGGGTCGTATGGTAAGAAACACGCTCTGGAAACGTCTTTACCTGACTGGTCAACTTCTATATTATAGGTTTGCTTAATGTAATTGGCTACTGCTGTGAAATACTCACTATGAGATACTTCTAAAATGTCAATTCTGATTATCCATTTAAGACCATCTCCAGATGGTGAGGTGAATAGCATTTCGGTTTCAAAGTATTCATCGTTCAACAATTGTGTTTTTAACTCTTGCAGATTATCTAAATGGTCAAAATCAATAGTTAATAGATTAGAATGCTGTAACAAATTACTATCGTTACGTTTTTCAAATACTCCTGAAAAGGTGACGTAATCAAAGCGATTAGCTTTGAATTTACGAGCTTCTTTTACATCTGTTATTGCTCTTAAATCTTCTGTACTCTTTTTGTATTTATCACTTGTGATTAATTCAAATACTTGATGTAACCGCAAGGTTTCCGTAGGAAACACATTGCGAACAGGTGCTTTGAAAAAGCTACAATGCGCATACCAGGTATCGTCTGGGTCATTCAACCATTCCAATTCGTCTTTTTCCTTGACTTCTAAATTTAGATGTAGTTCTTGGTTTATATTCTGTAATACATCCGCTTCATCAGTCATTTTAAAATGGTATTGTGCAAAATCGAATACATCGCCTATAAAGGTTTCTAATTCTGTGTCTTTATGCGTCGCAATAACACCATCGATATGAATCCGTAAAGTTTCTTTACCACCATTAAAAGGGTTTCGGGTTATCCCGCAGTCCCTTCCTTTTAAAGAAAGGACTGTAGTTTCAGGATAATACTGTCTCAACACATAGGCGTAAATCTTTAAACCATAATGTGTTTTGTCTAATATTGCTTCTCTACTTATTTCCATTACACTTGAAATTATGGTTGTAGTAGTTGTCTTGAAGCAATTGCTCAACATCAGAAACTTTATAATAAAACTTGCCTTGAACTTTACTATATGGCAGTGTACCGTTTGTTCTAAATGTTTGCAGTGTTCGCTTACTAATATGTAAGGTCTGTAAGACGTCTTGATTGTCTATCCACGTATCTTTTAATACTTCGGCTCTCGATATTTGTAGCAATTCGATACGTGCCTTTATGTCCTTTATTTCTTGTGAGAGCGCCAAGATTAAATCGATTATTTCAGTCATAATTTTACCGCTCCTTTCTTAATTAAGAAGTCGGCAGCTTGCTGCTCGATTTCGTCTTGTGAGTCCATACGGTTACGCAGTAACCAATGGTCTAACTCTTCACGTTGGAAATAAATCTTTTTGCCATTCGGTTTATAGTGTGGAATGGCTCCCGTACTCGTCAATTTGTACAAGTGTGATTGGGAAAGTTCTAAATACTTGCAAGTTTCATTGAAATTCAATACTTGCTTTTGCATCGTTTGTTGCTCTATTAAGAGTTTTTCGATACGGTCTAATTTTTCGATGATATTTGTGTCCATCGTTTATTTTGTTTTAAATAAATGAGGACATCTGGCCAAATGTCATTCTTGGTTTTCAAGAACAGGACAAAGGTTCAAAATTGGTAAGTCTATTTTAGTAAGGGTGTAAAACAAGGGTAAGACAACAGTAAGATTTCTTACTATTCTTACTGTTTTTTATTGCAGTTGTTGGATGATTTTGTCTATTTCTTCCTTTTCTTTTGGATTGTGGACTTTGTTTTTGTGAAGATTATTAGCTTTTAAATCTGCTCCTGTTTTGGTAATGAATTTTCCAGAGCGTTCAATTGCGGTAGGATTGAAACTATTAAAGAAAGGTTTGAGTTTTGAAACTACATAACTAAATTGGGTGGTTTCGCATTCCAAATAAATTTGAGAATCTATTTGTGTAAAATCTTTTGCAATTAAAAGTTTATGTAATTCTTCAACGGAAGTTCCATTTTGTAGTAAATCAATTTTAAAATGTAGGTCTTTTAATACTGTTAATAGTTTTGCGGTATCTCTACTTTTAAAACCAAATGAAGTTTTTGGTTTGCTTTTAGGCTTTGATGTTTTTTTAATGACTACTTTTTTAGAGGTCTCAATCTTCTTTATTAAGTCTGCATTGAATTTAGTGTCATTGAAATATTTTTCAGCTATTTCGGGAATCGTAAATAATGGTGTTTCTGAAAACTGTCCGTACTGCTCTTGTAATTCAGCATATAGTCGTATCACTGATACTTTTAGATAATTAATTATATAGTCAACATCTTCGCTTAAATTTACCGTTATCTCCCTTTTACTAATGTAGCTGGCTATGTCATTTAAGTACTTATCAAATTTATTATGCAGAATCGTATAGCTGTAATTATTTTCTGATGTTGTGGCATTCTCTGGAAAGTCTGCAATAAATGAAACAATAATCTTTTCAGTTTCATTAAAAATGCTTTTTTGGTAATACTCTTTTTTGCTATTTAAAGGTCTTTTAAAATGTATTTTAAAAACCGCATTAGTTGCTAATGGATATAATTTTATTTCAGATAACAATAATTGAAATTCTCTTTCTGATCTATTGTCGCGATGTAATCCTTTAGTTATAGAAACTAAACTTGAAAATATGTTATTTTTCATTATAAATCCAATTGAATACGGTTAGCAGCATCTTTCTTTTTATCGTCGATTACTTTGGCATAAATCTGCGTTGTTCTTAATTCTTTATGACCTAATAATTTTGATACTGTATAAATATCTGTACCTAAAGTTAATTGTAAAGTTGCATAGGTATGACGTGCACAGTGAAAAGTAATATTTTTTGTAATACCCGCTTTCATTATCCATTGTTGTAATTTCAAATTAGACCAGGCACTATAATGCAAATCTTTGAAAATTTTATCAGTCTGCTTTCCTTCTTCTCCTAATAGTTCTCTTGCTTGTTCAGAAATAGGTAAAGTTTCAGCTCCTTTGGTTTTCTTTTGTCTAAAGCGGATGTAGTATCCCATTTCTTTAGAATGCTGTACTTCTGACCACACTAACTTTTCAATGTCTGACCATCTTAATCCGGTAATTGCTGAAAATATAAAAGCTTTTTTTAATAAAGGAAGTTCACATTCAGTGTTTGCTGCTCTTTGTAATTCATCAAGCGTTAAAAATTCTCGTTGAGGTTCACCTTGTTTGAAATACTCAACACCGTTGGCAGGATTTACTTTTAGAATACCATCTTTAACAGCTTGTTTTAGTGCTGCTGAAAACTTACCATAGTATGAATATTTAGAGTTTTGAGATAATTTTTTTCCAGCTCTTCCCATAGCATCCTTATCTAAATACTCTTTAAACCGCTCTACAAACGATTTGTCTATATCTTGAAAACTAACATCGGTTGGACAAAAGATTTTTAAATGCTTTAGCATACTATTCCAATTCCCATAATTACCTGCACTTGTGTTTTTCTTTTCTGCTAATGTGGTTATGTATGTAATAAAACTACCCTTTAATTTCTCAATATCCTTAAATCCGTAAATACCATTTTGTATTTCAATTTGACGTTGAGCACAAATCGTTTCAGCAAGTTGCTTTGTTTTCTTATTAACGTCTCTTTCAATTTTTGTTTTAGGATTAGCAGTAAGATATAACCTTAAATATTCAGTTTTTCTTTTACCCTTATGATAGTAGTCTAAATACAAACTAATATTATCATTTTTTTTGCGCTGTCTTAATGTTACTTTCATAATAAATCAATTAAAGAGGTTTTCAATTTGCCAACGAGCTACTATATGTTTTCTACCAAAAGGAACTGCTTTTAAACGTCCTTGTTGTATCATTCTTTGGATGGTCCATCTACTTACACCAATGAGTTGAGAAGCCTCTGTTACGCTTAAAAAATCTTTGTTGTTTACTGCATTTGGGTTGTAGTGATTAACTATTTCTTTTTGCTGTTGAATAGTTTCTTGAAGTGTGGCTTGTACTTTCTCATTACGTTTACGTGCCTTATATGCTCTTTTAGCACAAATATCACTACAGTATTTAGTAACTGTTGTACGTGCTGTAAAGGCATTACCACAATGCTTACAAGTTTTTGGGATGTATAAATTACTGCTCATAAATGGTGCTTTATGTAGCGTTATGGTGCAACGTGGGGCAATATGGTGCATCATTTCGCCAATCTCTCTGCCAACAGATTTGGGCAACAAATCCGTATTTAAGGCAACAGATATACAACAAATTTAATCAAAAAAGAGCAAATAAACAACAAATAAAAGAAGATAAAATACTATAAAGTCAACAATAACAAGGGATTAGCAAATAAAAGAAAGCAAGTTACTTCCCGATACAAAAATTAGCAAATATATTACCCAGCAAATCATCATTAGTAATCTCACCTGTAATTTCACCAAAGTGATACAAGGCCTGACGAATATCAATAGCCAATAAATCGCCCGAAATCCCTGTTTCTAGTCCACCTTTAACATTCTGAATCTCTTCAAAGGCTTTCAACAATGCATCATAATGACGTGAGTTCGTCACAATAGTTTCATTATTTCTAAGAGCTCCTGTATTAATTAAATCTAGAAGCGAATTTGTCAACTGCTCAACACCAAAGCCTGTCTTAGCAGATAATAGCTTGATGTCTGGAATGTCTATTTGTAGTTTAGAAATTAAAATATCATCAACCTTATCAATCTTATTCGCTATAACTAGAAGTGGTTTTTGCGGATATTTATTCTTGATTTTCTCTAATTCAACCTTTAAAACCGAGCTTTTTACTTTAAAATCATGTGCATCAAACAAATAGATAACAACTTGCGCTTGATCTATTTTTTCAAAAGTTTTTTTAATTCCAATCGTTTCAACAACATCTTCAGTATCTCTAATTCCTGCAGTATCAATAAAACGGAAACCAATACCTCCTATCGATATTTCATCTTCAATTGTATCTCTTGTAGTTCCAGCAATCTCCGAAACTATAGCGCGTTCTTCATTTAATAAGGCGTTCAATAAAGTCGATTTGCCAACATTAGGTTCGCCTACAATAGCGACAGGAATACCATTTTTAATAACATTTCCAACTGCAAACGAATCTATCAATCGTTTTAATACAAATGTGATTCTATCAACCAAATCTTTAAATTGAGAACGATCTGCAAACTCTACATCTTCTTCTGCAAAATCTAATTCAAGTTCTATTAACGATGCAAAGTTGAGAAGCTCCTCTCTTAACTTTGCAATTTCCGAAGAAAAACCGCCTCGCATTTGCTGCATCGCAATTTGATGCGACGCTTCATTATCACTAGCTATTAAATCTGCTACAGCTTCAGCTTGCGATAAATCTAACTTACCATTTAAAAAGGCTCGCAATGTAAACTCTCCTGCATTTGCCATTCGACATCCTTTGCGAAGAAATAATTGTATAATTTCTTGCTGAATGTAATTTGAACCATGGCAAGAAATCTCTATAACATCTTCACCTGTATAAGAATTTGGATTTTTAAATACCGACACTAAAACTTCATCAATAACTCTTCCCTTCTCTATAATATGACCTAAATGAATGGTATGTGTTTGCTGATTGATGAGTGATTTATTGCTTACAACCGATTTAAAATGAGCATCAACAATAGAAATAGCCTCATTTCCTGAAAGGCGTATCACAGCAATAGCACCACTTCCAGCCGCAGA is part of the Psychroserpens ponticola genome and encodes:
- a CDS encoding Piwi domain-containing protein, translating into MQEQIKFNILNFNWPRKLLTFYVSLKQSKECQTIYYTKFPANITEVFTNEELEEKEEIYTTFTTPSEGFKPLKIDCNNYNKNLYKQFLNAQIKQHFDSLNIINCKNKVLKDRQVWVLDKEAYHKDYHYYDKFSLKIQFAEVSDYPELVVSFDGTTKILKKSLQEIDNAHLVTKAIFRTQVFYYQTERETPQQEEFYNSLILDEVFPILNRDLQKAFNIPYERKKTKNRYSKYLNKISNFTKEYLFTEDFQHICDFRNQQFIDAPLNRIGHIDKDKGLLEYGKDPQGNKQIGLTPKLELNRYRPYLRPKNPSTEFFFIYHKDHQPIIKKLWSYLKNGTGQGTYYHGLEAYIDIKVNSAFHNFIEFSNKENPIPEIMQKLEELQWDKNIAYLAFYISPYTRFESNPQLKNIYYQVKELCLNEDIMTQAIDFEDLQKNIGNYQWHLNNISLAIHAKLGGKPWKLAVTEKKELVIGVGAFTNQDHKHRYVASAFSFQNNGIFNNFQCFSKTETTQLAGSIIKAIRTFFNQSEADKIVIHFYKEMSKKEMEPILIGMHRLNLENKPIYILNINKTETKDIIAYDTDFQESLMPYSGTFIRLGMLKFLLFNNGRFEDEKFYPSDGFPFPVKVSMSSPNEDAFEDDNIITELLTQVFQFSRLYWKSLKPQNVPITIKYPEMVAQMLPRFKSDIKEEAKSKLWFL
- a CDS encoding helix-turn-helix domain-containing protein — encoded protein: MTSLNNSIMEFGEYIRSLREKHNLLLREMAANLNMDVAYLSKIERGIRIARREQVVAFAKTLKEDENELIKLWMSEQIVLMLKNEKERTEILKIAEEKISKIDELSLLNIDVTF
- a CDS encoding DUF3987 domain-containing protein; translated protein: MTKSFNPKDWLDVPKAQPKPTVSNKATTNVVAVADNDIESYISAIEQSGTDITGNYATWRDLGFALAEEYGESGRDYFHRISKNYAEYDSKECDEQFNKCLNAKGHGISIATFYHHAHQEGIRLSKIEMKLPQQKEEKEQETMPTIPEKIYDSLPQFLQQVVNPASSQEEKDILLLGALTAFSACFPKLFGVYDQRKVYSNLYLFVTAPASAGKGRLNQIKNLVDPVHKLKREQAKVLKQQFNTETATYNMNKGKDENLEKPSKPPERMLFIPANNSVTGVYQLISDNEGKGLIFETEGDTLAQAFKSDYGNYSDGFRKAFHHETISYYRRTDREYVDIEKPCLSTVLSGTPKQVATLIPNAENGLFSRFMFYYMNIKPTWKNVFQNNNSLGLDDYYNQLGSEFLGLYKTLKNNPEIEIRLTVSQQEQFHTFFESLQTKYINLQPEEYIATIRRLGLIAFRITMLFTVFRIMEDGDVNAVKQCEDVDFDNALTIISILVKHSSKVFNDLPMEQKTVKRLNRKERFLESLPKEFDRQHYLGLAIKHNIPNKTAEGYITKFVEAGLIHREAHNTYSNPAKL
- a CDS encoding BT4734/BF3469 family protein: MEISREAILDKTHYGLKIYAYVLRQYYPETTVLSLKGRDCGITRNPFNGGKETLRIHIDGVIATHKDTELETFIGDVFDFAQYHFKMTDEADVLQNINQELHLNLEVKEKDELEWLNDPDDTWYAHCSFFKAPVRNVFPTETLRLHQVFELITSDKYKKSTEDLRAITDVKEARKFKANRFDYVTFSGVFEKRNDSNLLQHSNLLTIDFDHLDNLQELKTQLLNDEYFETEMLFTSPSGDGLKWIIRIDILEVSHSEYFTAVANYIKQTYNIEVDQSGKDVSRACFLPYDPTAFLHKRHQKL
- a CDS encoding helix-turn-helix domain-containing protein, which gives rise to MTEIIDLILALSQEIKDIKARIELLQISRAEVLKDTWIDNQDVLQTLHISKRTLQTFRTNGTLPYSKVQGKFYYKVSDVEQLLQDNYYNHNFKCNGNK
- a CDS encoding helix-turn-helix domain-containing protein — protein: MDTNIIEKLDRIEKLLIEQQTMQKQVLNFNETCKYLELSQSHLYKLTSTGAIPHYKPNGKKIYFQREELDHWLLRNRMDSQDEIEQQAADFLIKKGAVKL
- a CDS encoding DUF6617 family protein, which translates into the protein MKNNIFSSLVSITKGLHRDNRSEREFQLLLSEIKLYPLATNAVFKIHFKRPLNSKKEYYQKSIFNETEKIIVSFIADFPENATTSENNYSYTILHNKFDKYLNDIASYISKREITVNLSEDVDYIINYLKVSVIRLYAELQEQYGQFSETPLFTIPEIAEKYFNDTKFNADLIKKIETSKKVVIKKTSKPKSKPKTSFGFKSRDTAKLLTVLKDLHFKIDLLQNGTSVEELHKLLIAKDFTQIDSQIYLECETTQFSYVVSKLKPFFNSFNPTAIERSGKFITKTGADLKANNLHKNKVHNPKEKEEIDKIIQQLQ
- a CDS encoding site-specific integrase, which encodes MKVTLRQRKKNDNISLYLDYYHKGKRKTEYLRLYLTANPKTKIERDVNKKTKQLAETICAQRQIEIQNGIYGFKDIEKLKGSFITYITTLAEKKNTSAGNYGNWNSMLKHLKIFCPTDVSFQDIDKSFVERFKEYLDKDAMGRAGKKLSQNSKYSYYGKFSAALKQAVKDGILKVNPANGVEYFKQGEPQREFLTLDELQRAANTECELPLLKKAFIFSAITGLRWSDIEKLVWSEVQHSKEMGYYIRFRQKKTKGAETLPISEQARELLGEEGKQTDKIFKDLHYSAWSNLKLQQWIMKAGITKNITFHCARHTYATLQLTLGTDIYTVSKLLGHKELRTTQIYAKVIDDKKKDAANRIQLDL
- a CDS encoding helix-turn-helix domain-containing protein, whose product is MSSNLYIPKTCKHCGNAFTARTTVTKYCSDICAKRAYKARKRNEKVQATLQETIQQQKEIVNHYNPNAVNNKDFLSVTEASQLIGVSRWTIQRMIQQGRLKAVPFGRKHIVARWQIENLFN
- the mnmE gene encoding tRNA uridine-5-carboxymethylaminomethyl(34) synthesis GTPase MnmE, with protein sequence MTYQDTIIALASAAGSGAIAVIRLSGNEAISIVDAHFKSVVSNKSLINQQTHTIHLGHIIEKGRVIDEVLVSVFKNPNSYTGEDVIEISCHGSNYIQQEIIQLFLRKGCRMANAGEFTLRAFLNGKLDLSQAEAVADLIASDNEASHQIAMQQMRGGFSSEIAKLREELLNFASLIELELDFAEEDVEFADRSQFKDLVDRITFVLKRLIDSFAVGNVIKNGIPVAIVGEPNVGKSTLLNALLNEERAIVSEIAGTTRDTIEDEISIGGIGFRFIDTAGIRDTEDVVETIGIKKTFEKIDQAQVVIYLFDAHDFKVKSSVLKVELEKIKNKYPQKPLLVIANKIDKVDDILISKLQIDIPDIKLLSAKTGFGVEQLTNSLLDLINTGALRNNETIVTNSRHYDALLKAFEEIQNVKGGLETGISGDLLAIDIRQALYHFGEITGEITNDDLLGNIFANFCIGK